CTTTGTGGATGGCGGCGACGCGTTGAGCGTATCGCCGAGCGCGATCGGCTTTATCGTGCCGCCGGAGAGCACGGTGACGAAGCGGGTGACGGCGTCGGCGGAGCCGGCAGTGCCGCTGAATCAGGTTCAGCCGCTGGCGCTGCACTGGACGGGGGTGTATGACGCTTTCAACGCGCCGCCGATCCAGTTCAGCGACGTGCACCGGCTATTTGCGGAGGGCCGCCACACGGCGCCGCGCCGCGAGGGCATCACCGTGGACGGGAAGCTGGACGACTGGGGCGTGCTTCCCTATGAAATGCGCGAGCCGGGGCAGATCTATACCAACGAAATGGCGTGGAAGGGACCTCAGGACGCGTCTTTCCGGTTTGGCGTGGCGCACGATGGCGAGATGTTGTATGCGGCGCTGGAGGTGGACGACGACGATATCGATGGCAGCGGGGTGAAGCTGTGGCAGGACTTTGCGATTTTTTATGCGCGGGCGGCGGGCGAGGATCCCGCCGCGACGCCGCTAACGCCGGAATCGGCGGTGTCCATTGTGAATGGCCCGGATATCAGCGCCGAAGAGCGGGCTGGCTACGAGCGGAGCGGTTCCCGGCATGTATCCAGCGCGCTGGGCGGCCAGTCGGCCTTTGTGCTGGGCGAGGGCCGCATTACGTACGAATTCGCGATTCCGCTATCGTCGCTGCGGGAGGTCGGTGGGGCGTCCACGGACCACGTCCAGTTCAATATTGGAATTAACGATTTCGACGCGGCGGACGCCCGGCTCGGGGTTTCGCTGCTGACGTGGCGGCCGAATTGGGCTCGAGGCGAGCATTTCCCGGAATCGGGCATATTTGCGCTGGAGTAGAGGCGGCGCGCGCATCGCATGCCGTAAATGCGGAACGGTTGACGCGCCTGCGACACGAGACGGGTAACCCAGGGCGTATCGCGTTGATCGCAAGTTGTTTTATGGAAACCACTTATGTAGACACGAGGTTCTTGGCGCACATTTTGCTTGACAATCTGCAGCGAACGATGTATTGAACCCTGTGTGCGAAGGCAACGAATGATGGATTCCAGAGACGATACGGCACGATGCGCGCGCAAACATGAGTGCGCCTGCGTACGTCGCACCGCCGGGCGCTGGCTGGTTCCGGGGTTGGTTGTGATTGCGACCTTGATTCCACTGGCCTGCCTGGCCTATCTCCACTGGGAAGACGCCCGGGTGGCCGCGGGCGAAGCGCCCGCGCGGCACTGGTGGAATATTTTCATGTCCGGATCCGACCCCGCGCAGATTTCGCCGACGATCGCTGGAGACCGCGTTTACCTGCCGCCGGGCTGGGATGGCGGGTTACTCCCCGCCGATGAGCACGCGGCGGCCACCCACGCCAGCAATGCACCTACCTCCCATTTGCCCGTGACGGAATTGCTCCACTTCCTCCGCCAGCTGTCTCCGGCGCACTTCCACCACCATGCCACGCCCCCGCCCGCCCGTGAGGCCGCACCACGGATGATCCAGGCGTCGAATTAAGTGCGCGGGCCTGCGGCATGGCACCGAAGGTGCGAGAACTCGTTGCCGGATTCCTCCGACTACACGCGGCTTCTGATGCAACGGTAGCATTTCCAGAACGCTGTCTTGCGCCTGCGGCGCAATCTGCCGGCGGGCCGCCGGCGCTCCATAGTTGCTTTGCGCCTTGCGGCGCGATGCCGGCGGGCCGCCGGCGCTCCATAGTTGTCTTGCACTTCGGGCGCGGTCCGGCGCGGCGGAAATGTCCGCGATCCTCGCGCCTTTGGCGGGGTGGACAGCCGGGACGGCTATCCTACATTTGCGCCTTGCGGCGCTGAACACAGGCGAGACGCCTGTGCCACTTTCTTTTCGAGGTGGCTTTGGTGGGGTCAGGAGAACTTTTTGGAGGTGGGCTCACTTTGCCGCGGACAAGAATGTTCGCGATCCTTCGCCTTCGGCGCGGTGGACAGCCGGGACGGCTATCCTACATTTGCCATTGTTTTCCCGTGACCGGGTTTGCGGGTGATTGCCCTGCCTCAAGACCAGGTTGCATTTGTGCGTCGCACCGGATAGACTAAGCTAAGTTTAACCAGACGGGAACGCCGGTATGACGATTGTGAATACCCACGAAGCGAAGACGCATTTGTCTCGGCTGCTGGATCGCGTGGCGTCGGGCGAGGAGATCGTCATCGCACGCGCGGGGAAGCCCATTGCCCGTTTGACGCCTTACGATGCGCCCGGAGAACCGCGCAAGCCGGGCGCGTGGCGGGGGCGGGTCTGGATGGCGGACGACTTCGATGATACGCCGGATGACATCATCGCGGACTTCTACGAAAGCGATCCGTGAATCTGCTTCTGGATACCCACGTGTTAATCTGGTGGCTGGCGGATGACGAGGCCCTGTCCGGCGACGCGCGCAGGGCGATCAGCAATCCCAACAACCTGGTTCTGGTAAGTGCGGCTTCCGCCTGGGAGATCGCGATCAAGACAGCCGCGGGGAAGCTTAACGTCCCGGGCAATCTTGAAACCGAGCTGTCTTCGAACGGGTTTCGCGCGCTCCCCATCACGCTGGCTCACGGCGAGGCCGCCGGGCGCCTCCCGATGCATCACCGCGATCCGTTCGACCGTATATTGATTGCGCAGGCGATGATCGAGGGGCTTACGCTGGTAACGCGGGATCGCCGGATGGAGCCGTACGGGGTGAAATTGATCCGCGCCTGAGCCGACGGACTTGTGGATCGGTCGGGCTACTCGCCCCAGCGGCTTTTTCGGGATTGTTCGGCGAGCCAGCGCAACTGGACGGCGAGGCGGTGCAGCCATTGGGCGGGGGTGTAGCCGGCGACGGTCCCCCCCATTTGCGGGGCCTGGTAGGCGACGGTG
This is a stretch of genomic DNA from Candidatus Hydrogenedentota bacterium. It encodes these proteins:
- a CDS encoding type II toxin-antitoxin system VapC family toxin, with protein sequence MNLLLDTHVLIWWLADDEALSGDARRAISNPNNLVLVSAASAWEIAIKTAAGKLNVPGNLETELSSNGFRALPITLAHGEAAGRLPMHHRDPFDRILIAQAMIEGLTLVTRDRRMEPYGVKLIRA
- a CDS encoding type II toxin-antitoxin system Phd/YefM family antitoxin gives rise to the protein MTIVNTHEAKTHLSRLLDRVASGEEIVIARAGKPIARLTPYDAPGEPRKPGAWRGRVWMADDFDDTPDDIIADFYESDP